Proteins found in one Oncorhynchus gorbuscha isolate QuinsamMale2020 ecotype Even-year linkage group LG15, OgorEven_v1.0, whole genome shotgun sequence genomic segment:
- the LOC123997545 gene encoding serine/threonine-protein kinase Nek8-like, translating into MAYSTKTLAAGSFGKVYKEKYNDTWAAIKKVPQHLINRRDLERECQVYKKAIHPNIVKLLGNPTLKDSKWIIPMEFIFGEELETTIFKSQKSKIQLTPAIKATIITGMCEGLLHLHSKDIVHQDLKPENIMVEHDSHRAVIIDMGLAKFFCNGLNSAMDMGNEAYSPPEVLQRRGQRDQRSDVWAMGKIITELYARVRLYTPSVCPTKIQEILSLQGQQYCNAVCRMVQRDPTVRATMAGIMPEIQRAGIDCGVGNTGGEKRGHLLTPFPHTQVKVTLPRPQAPVQHSLSPSRFECAAFPKPEVKRTLSPQAPLQRSPSPSRFERNALPRSEAKTLVGPPARAPSPSRWERTASPKPEVKTLVRAPVRAPSPSRWERTASPKPEVKTLVRAPVRAPSPSRWERTASPKPEVKTLVRAPVRAPSPSRWERTASPKPEVKTLVRAPVRAPSPSRWERTASPKPEVKTLVRAPVRAPSPSRWERAALPKTELKFEVKATLQPQPVQRSPSLSRWERAALPKTEVKNSPTPLQKGRPW; encoded by the exons ATGGCGTACTCCACCAAAACTCTTGCTGCTGGCAGCTTTGGGAAGGTATACAAGGAGAAGTACAATGACACCTGGGCTGCAATCAAGAAGGTGCCACAACACTTAATCAATAggagagacctggagagagagtgTCAAGTATACAA AAAGGCAATTCATCCTAACATAGTGAAGCTTCTGGGTAATCCAACACTCAAGGACTCTAAGTGGATCATCCCCATGGAGTTCATCTTTGGAGAGGAACTGGAGACAACCATCTTCAAATCACAAAAATCTAAAATACAG TTGACTCCAGCTATAAAGGCCACCATCATCACAGGCATGTGTGAAGGACTGCTTCACCTACACAGCAAAGACATCGTCCATCAGGACCTCAAGCCCGAGAACATCATG GTAGAGCATGATTCTCACAGAGCTGTGATCATTGATATGGGACTTGCCAAATTCTTCTGCAATGGCCTAAATTCTGCCATGGATATGGGCAATGAGGCCTACTCTCCACCTGAGGTCCTGCAGAGGAGGGGCCAGAGAGATCAGCGCTCGGATGTGTGGGCTATGGGTAAAATCATTACCGAACTTTATGCCAGAGTCAGGCTGTACACCCCCAGTGTCTGTCCAACTAAGATCCAGGAGATCCTCAGTCTCCAAGGCCAGCAGTACTGTAACGCTGTCTGTAGGATGGTGCAGAGAGACCCCACAGTGCGAGCCACCATGGCCGGAATCATGCCGGAGATACAAAGGGCAGGGATAGATTGCGGTGTTGGCAACACCGGGGGGGAAAAAAGAGGACATCTTCTGACACCCTTTCCTCACACTCAGGTAAAAGTCACCTTGCCACGTCCTCAAGCTCCTGTACAGCACTCACTTTCTCCATCGAGATTTGAGTGTGCAGCTTTTCCAAAGCCTGAGGTCAAGAGAACACTAAGTCCTCAAGCTCCTCTACAGCGTTCACCATCTCCATCCAGATTTGAGCGCAATGCTTTACCAAGGTCTGAGGCCAAGACGCTAGTGGGGCCTCCTGCGCGAGCGCCTTCTCCATCGAGATGGGAGCGTACAGCTTCTCCAAAGCCTGAGGTCAAGACGCTAGTGCGGGCTCCTGTGCGAGCACCTTCTCCATCGAGATGGGAGCGTACAGCTTCTCCAAAGCCTGAGGTCAAGACGCTAGTGCGGGCTCCTGTGCGAGCACCTTCTCCATCGAGATGGGAGCGTACAGCTTCTCCAAAGCCTGAGGTCAAGACGCTAGTGCGGGCTCCTGTGCGAGCACCTTCTCCATCGAGATGGGAGCGTACAGCTTCTCCAAAGCCTGAGGTCAAGACGCTAGTGCGAGCTCCTGTGCGAGCACCTTCTCCATCGAGATGGGAGCGTACAGCTTCTCCAAAGCCTGAGGTCAAGACGCTAGTGCGAGCTCCTGTGCGAGCACCTTCTCCATCGAGATGGGAGCGTGCAGCCTTGCCAAAGACTGAGTTGAAGTTTGAGGTCAAGGCGACACTGCAACCACAACCCGTACAGCGTTCACCTTCCCTGTCAAGATGGGAGCGAGCAGCCTTGCCAAAGACTGAGGTCAAGAACTCACCAACTCCCCTTCAAAAAGGTAGACCATGGTAA